A DNA window from Variovorax sp. J2L1-78 contains the following coding sequences:
- a CDS encoding urease subunit gamma, protein MELTPREKDKLLIFTAALLAERRQARGLKLNYPEAVALISAAVMEGARDGKSVAALMSEGRSVLTRADVMDGVAEMIPDIQVEATFPDGTKLVTVHQPIV, encoded by the coding sequence ATGGAACTCACTCCGCGCGAAAAAGACAAGCTGCTGATCTTCACGGCAGCGCTGCTGGCCGAGCGCCGCCAGGCCCGCGGCCTGAAGCTCAACTACCCCGAAGCCGTCGCGTTGATTTCCGCCGCCGTGATGGAAGGCGCCCGCGACGGCAAGAGCGTGGCCGCGCTGATGAGCGAGGGCCGCAGCGTGCTGACACGCGCCGACGTGATGGACGGCGTGGCCGAGATGATCCCGGACATCCAGGTCGAGGCCACCTTCCCCGACGGCACGAAGCTGGTCACGGTGCACCAGCCCATCGTCTGA
- a CDS encoding HupE/UreJ family protein: MRLMRSSFAALLPTLAAAALGALPLLASAHVGADGAAHHDIGFAQGFLHPFTGMDHLAAMVAVGLWSALIARSARDVLWAPVGFAAMLLAGALVGLAGVQVPAVEPMIAASLLVIGLLVVTRLRLPGPVAAAVVGAFAVFHGVAHGYELAGDQGAGFAIAGMALATALLHAGGIALGWALRRRTVWLPRVAGAAVALFGAALLTQLA; encoded by the coding sequence ATGCGCCTGATGCGTTCCTCTTTCGCAGCCCTGCTGCCCACCCTGGCCGCAGCCGCCCTCGGCGCCCTGCCGCTGCTGGCCTCGGCCCATGTCGGCGCAGACGGCGCAGCGCACCACGACATCGGTTTCGCGCAGGGCTTCCTGCATCCGTTCACAGGGATGGACCACCTGGCCGCGATGGTCGCGGTCGGCCTGTGGAGCGCACTGATCGCGCGCAGCGCCCGTGACGTGCTGTGGGCACCCGTCGGCTTCGCGGCGATGCTGCTGGCCGGCGCCCTCGTCGGCCTGGCGGGCGTGCAGGTGCCGGCGGTCGAACCGATGATCGCGGCGTCGCTGCTGGTGATCGGCCTGCTGGTTGTCACGCGCCTGCGGCTGCCCGGCCCGGTCGCCGCGGCGGTGGTCGGCGCCTTCGCCGTCTTCCATGGCGTGGCACACGGCTACGAACTGGCGGGCGACCAGGGCGCGGGCTTCGCGATCGCCGGCATGGCGCTCGCCACCGCGCTGCTGCACGCCGGCGGCATCGCGCTCGGCTGGGCGCTGCGCCGTCGCACCGTCTGGCTGCCGCGCGTGGCCGGTGCGGCCGTCGCGCTGTTCGGCGCGGCGTTGCTCACGCAACTGGCTTGA
- a CDS encoding hybrid sensor histidine kinase/response regulator, whose translation MHRNGVNDAALPPLPDDAPQRIVKVRRDYNSWVARETLEDYALRYTPQRFRKMSEWRVANTAFGGAASFLILEAVGATLLVQYGFINAFWAVLVTGLIIFLAGLPISTYAARYGVDMDLLTRGAGFGYIGSTLTSLIYASFTFIFFALEAAVMAYALELALGIPPAWGYLVCALVVIPLVTHGVSAISRLQMWTQPVWLLMMVVPFGYVLMRDPGAFAGLTHYDGASARSTGFNLHLFGAALTVGIALITQLGEQADYLRFMPARTPANRKRWWGGVLMGGPGWVVMGVLKMLGGMMLAYLAITHMVPPERAVDPNQMYLAAFEYVFPNYSWAVAATAVFVVISQLKINVTNAYAGSLAWSNFFSRVTHSHPGRVVWVVFNALIAFMLMEMNVFEALGDVLGLYANIAIAWMMAVVADLVINKPLGLSPPGIEFKRAHLWDINPVGVGAMALASGLSITAHLGVFGPLAQAFSALIAMGTALVAAPLIAWATRGKYYLARGPVQRTADAGVKGIHWIQFEPDAGPYQRLKVQRCVICEQDYEGPDMAHCPAYQGAICSLCCTLDARCGDLCKPQASLSTQWSGALRWLLPRRVWPYLDTGLGHFLLLTLVIVPLLATVFGVLYQQELRALGESALGLMPAGDAATAVMKAQHASLKSGFLKSYMALLLIAGIVAWWLVLAHQSRKVAQEESNRQTRLLMREIELHKETDRALQAAKQSADIAREQADHANQAKSRYISAISHELRTPLNSILGYAQLMGEDATVPPHRQQAVAVIKRGGEHLLSLIEGTLDIAHIEAGKLTLHARPMHFAEAMRELADMFELQAAEKGLAFRFDAAGNVPEVVRADEKRVRQILINLLGNAIKFTRDGEVTLRLRYAREFATLEVEDTGPGMSADEIDRIFEPFARGDAAGVSARAAAPGAGLGLTIAKMLTDLMGGEMSVQSTPGEGSVFRVRLFLPRVHEAAPAGRVATVPAVAARPRRGYQGPRLRVLVVDNEEADRDLLVDVLAPLGFELRTAASGHDALDLVAAGFRPDAMFVDLAMPGIDGWETIRRARGFDNALAPRCVAIVSANAFDKRLENDVGIAPEDFFVKPVRHSELLDWLERQLAIRWTDTAAAPAEAPAAPVALVRPSPTHLRALEEAVGLGYFRGIMNQLDAIDAAQPECAAWTAAQRALARQFRFEAMDCGTAASPEGSA comes from the coding sequence CTGCACCGAAACGGTGTGAACGACGCCGCCCTTCCTCCCTTGCCCGACGACGCGCCGCAGCGCATCGTCAAGGTCCGGCGCGACTACAACAGCTGGGTGGCGCGCGAGACACTGGAAGACTATGCGCTGCGCTACACGCCGCAGCGCTTTCGCAAGATGTCGGAATGGCGGGTGGCCAACACGGCCTTCGGCGGCGCGGCGTCCTTTCTCATCCTCGAGGCGGTCGGCGCCACGCTGCTGGTGCAGTACGGCTTCATCAATGCCTTCTGGGCGGTGCTGGTCACCGGCCTGATCATCTTCCTGGCCGGCCTGCCCATCAGCACCTACGCCGCGCGCTACGGTGTCGACATGGACCTGCTCACCCGCGGCGCCGGCTTCGGCTACATCGGTTCGACGCTCACCTCGCTGATCTACGCGTCCTTCACCTTCATCTTCTTCGCGCTGGAGGCGGCGGTGATGGCCTATGCGCTCGAGCTGGCGCTGGGCATTCCGCCGGCCTGGGGCTACCTGGTGTGCGCGCTGGTGGTCATTCCGCTGGTGACCCACGGCGTGTCGGCCATCAGCCGGCTCCAGATGTGGACCCAACCCGTCTGGCTGCTGATGATGGTCGTGCCCTTCGGCTATGTGCTGATGCGCGACCCTGGTGCATTCGCTGGCCTGACGCACTACGACGGCGCCTCGGCGCGGTCGACCGGCTTCAATCTGCACCTGTTCGGTGCCGCGCTGACCGTCGGCATCGCGCTCATCACCCAGCTGGGCGAGCAGGCCGACTACCTGCGCTTCATGCCCGCGCGCACCCCGGCGAACCGTAAGCGCTGGTGGGGCGGGGTGCTGATGGGCGGCCCCGGCTGGGTGGTGATGGGCGTGCTCAAGATGCTGGGCGGGATGATGCTGGCCTACCTCGCCATCACGCACATGGTGCCGCCCGAGCGCGCGGTCGATCCGAACCAGATGTACCTGGCGGCCTTCGAGTACGTCTTTCCGAACTACAGCTGGGCGGTCGCGGCCACGGCCGTGTTCGTGGTCATCTCGCAGCTGAAGATCAACGTCACCAACGCCTACGCCGGCTCGCTGGCCTGGAGCAACTTCTTCTCGCGCGTCACGCACAGCCACCCGGGGCGGGTCGTGTGGGTCGTGTTCAACGCGCTCATCGCCTTCATGCTGATGGAGATGAACGTGTTCGAGGCGCTGGGCGACGTGCTCGGCCTCTACGCCAACATCGCCATCGCCTGGATGATGGCCGTGGTGGCCGACCTGGTCATCAACAAGCCGCTGGGCCTGTCGCCGCCGGGCATCGAGTTCAAGCGCGCGCACCTCTGGGACATCAACCCCGTGGGCGTCGGTGCGATGGCGCTGGCGTCGGGGCTGTCGATCACCGCGCACCTGGGCGTGTTCGGGCCCCTGGCGCAGGCCTTCTCGGCGCTCATCGCCATGGGCACGGCCCTGGTGGCCGCGCCGCTCATCGCCTGGGCCACGCGGGGCAAGTACTACCTGGCGCGCGGCCCGGTGCAGCGCACCGCCGACGCCGGCGTGAAGGGCATCCACTGGATCCAGTTCGAGCCCGATGCCGGCCCCTACCAGCGGCTGAAGGTGCAGCGCTGCGTGATCTGCGAGCAGGATTACGAGGGCCCGGACATGGCCCACTGCCCGGCCTACCAGGGCGCGATCTGCTCGCTGTGCTGCACGCTCGACGCCCGCTGCGGCGATCTGTGCAAGCCGCAGGCGAGCCTGTCGACACAGTGGTCGGGTGCGTTGCGCTGGCTGCTGCCGCGCCGTGTGTGGCCGTACCTCGACACGGGGCTCGGCCACTTCCTGCTGCTCACGCTGGTCATCGTGCCGCTGCTGGCCACGGTCTTCGGCGTGCTCTACCAGCAGGAGCTGCGCGCTCTGGGCGAAAGCGCGCTGGGCCTGATGCCGGCCGGCGATGCCGCCACGGCCGTGATGAAGGCGCAGCACGCTTCGCTCAAGTCGGGCTTCCTCAAGAGCTACATGGCGCTGCTGCTGATCGCCGGCATCGTCGCCTGGTGGCTGGTGCTGGCGCACCAGAGCCGCAAGGTGGCGCAGGAAGAGTCGAACCGCCAGACGCGGCTGCTCATGCGCGAGATCGAGCTGCACAAGGAAACCGACCGTGCGCTGCAGGCCGCCAAGCAGAGCGCCGACATCGCGCGCGAGCAGGCCGACCATGCCAACCAGGCCAAGAGCCGCTACATCAGTGCCATCAGCCACGAGCTGCGCACGCCGCTCAACTCCATCCTCGGCTACGCGCAGCTGATGGGCGAAGACGCCACGGTGCCGCCGCACCGCCAGCAGGCGGTGGCCGTGATCAAGCGCGGCGGCGAGCACCTGCTGTCGCTGATCGAGGGGACGCTCGACATCGCGCACATCGAGGCCGGCAAGCTCACGCTGCATGCGCGGCCGATGCACTTCGCCGAGGCGATGCGCGAGCTGGCCGACATGTTCGAGCTGCAGGCGGCCGAGAAGGGGCTGGCCTTTCGCTTCGACGCGGCGGGCAACGTGCCCGAGGTGGTGCGCGCCGACGAGAAGCGGGTGCGGCAGATCCTGATCAACCTGCTGGGCAACGCCATCAAGTTCACCCGCGACGGCGAGGTGACGCTGCGGCTGCGCTATGCGCGCGAGTTCGCGACGCTGGAGGTCGAGGACACCGGCCCCGGCATGTCGGCCGACGAGATCGACCGCATCTTCGAGCCCTTCGCACGGGGCGATGCCGCGGGCGTGAGCGCACGCGCGGCGGCGCCCGGTGCCGGGCTGGGCCTGACCATCGCCAAGATGCTGACCGACCTGATGGGTGGCGAGATGTCGGTGCAGAGCACGCCCGGCGAGGGCTCGGTGTTCCGCGTGCGGCTCTTCCTGCCGCGTGTGCACGAGGCCGCGCCGGCCGGCCGGGTGGCCACGGTGCCTGCGGTGGCGGCGCGCCCGCGCCGCGGCTACCAGGGGCCGCGCCTGCGCGTGCTGGTGGTCGACAACGAAGAGGCCGATCGCGACCTGCTGGTCGACGTGCTGGCGCCGCTGGGCTTCGAACTGCGCACGGCGGCCAGCGGCCATGATGCGCTGGACCTCGTCGCCGCCGGCTTCCGGCCCGACGCGATGTTCGTCGACCTCGCGATGCCCGGCATCGACGGCTGGGAGACCATTCGCCGCGCACGCGGGTTCGACAACGCGCTGGCGCCGCGCTGCGTGGCCATCGTCTCGGCCAATGCCTTCGACAAGCGGCTGGAGAACGACGTGGGCATCGCGCCGGAAGACTTCTTCGTCAAGCCGGTGCGCCACAGCGAACTGCTCGACTGGCTGGAGCGCCAGCTGGCCATCCGCTGGACCGATACCGCCGCCGCACCGGCCGAAGCGCCGGCGGCACCCGTCGCGCTCGTGCGCCCGTCGCCCACGCATCTGCGCGCGCTGGAGGAAGCGGTCGGTCTGGGTTACTTTCGCGGCATCATGAATCAGCTCGACGCCATCGACGCCGCCCAACCCGAATGCGCGGCCTGGACCGCCGCCCAGCGTGCGCTGGCCCGCCAGTTCCGCTTCGAGGCGATGGACTGCGGCACGGCCGCCTCGCCGGAGGGCTCGGCATGA